A stretch of the Fodinicurvata sediminis DSM 21159 genome encodes the following:
- a CDS encoding lysine--tRNA ligase: MASERDLALAGKAWPFEEARKILDRLDGKPPEKGYVLFETGYGPSGLPHIGTFGEVARTTMVRRAFQRMSDIPTKLFCFSDDMDGLRKVPDNVPNAEMLREHLGKPLTRIPDPFGEYESFGHHNNARLRRFLDSFDFEYEFQSSTDWYSSGGFDAALLNVLRHYDEIMKVMLPTLGAERQKTYSPFLPISPSTGEVLQVPILEHDAEAGTIVFEDTDGRKVEQPVTGGLCKLQWKPDWGMRWYALGVDYEMSGKDLIESVKLASRICKILGHRPPEGFSYELFLDENAQKISKSKGNGLTIDEWLTYAPQESLALYMFQKPRTAKRLYFDIIPKAVDEYLSHLSKFETEEPERQLENPVWHIHNGQPPRERAHLSFSLLLNLVGTCNSDDPTVIWGFISRYAPKATSENDPLLDRLVRYAIAYYRDFVQPTKQYRAPDAEERKALEDLLQRLEQLPADAEGETIQNEVYAVGKEHAFEPLRAWFKACYEILLGQQQGPRLGSFFALYGLENSRQLIRDALAQDSV; encoded by the coding sequence ATGGCGAGCGAACGCGATCTGGCTCTTGCGGGCAAGGCCTGGCCCTTCGAGGAAGCACGGAAGATACTGGACCGCCTGGACGGCAAACCGCCGGAGAAGGGCTACGTCCTCTTCGAGACCGGCTATGGCCCCTCGGGCCTGCCGCATATCGGCACCTTCGGCGAGGTGGCGCGCACCACCATGGTGCGCCGCGCCTTCCAACGCATGAGCGACATCCCCACCAAGCTGTTCTGCTTTTCCGACGACATGGACGGCCTGCGCAAGGTGCCGGACAACGTGCCCAACGCCGAGATGCTGCGCGAGCATCTGGGCAAGCCGCTGACCCGCATTCCCGATCCCTTCGGGGAATATGAAAGCTTCGGCCATCACAACAACGCGCGCCTGCGGCGTTTCCTGGACTCCTTCGATTTCGAGTACGAGTTCCAATCCTCGACCGACTGGTACAGCTCCGGCGGCTTCGACGCCGCACTGTTGAACGTGCTGCGCCACTACGACGAGATCATGAAGGTCATGCTGCCCACCCTGGGCGCAGAGCGGCAGAAGACCTACAGCCCCTTCCTGCCCATCTCGCCCAGCACCGGCGAAGTCCTGCAGGTGCCCATCCTGGAACACGACGCCGAGGCCGGTACCATTGTCTTCGAGGACACGGACGGCCGGAAGGTCGAGCAGCCGGTGACCGGCGGTCTTTGCAAGCTGCAGTGGAAGCCCGACTGGGGCATGCGCTGGTATGCGCTGGGCGTCGACTACGAGATGTCGGGCAAGGATCTGATCGAGTCCGTGAAGCTGGCCAGCCGCATCTGCAAGATCCTGGGCCATCGCCCGCCCGAGGGTTTCAGCTACGAGCTGTTCCTGGACGAGAACGCCCAGAAGATCTCCAAATCCAAGGGCAACGGACTGACCATCGACGAGTGGCTGACCTATGCCCCGCAGGAAAGCCTGGCACTCTATATGTTCCAGAAGCCACGCACGGCCAAGCGGCTCTATTTCGACATCATTCCCAAGGCGGTGGACGAATATCTCTCGCACCTATCCAAGTTCGAGACGGAGGAGCCTGAGCGCCAGCTGGAGAATCCCGTCTGGCACATCCACAACGGCCAGCCGCCGCGCGAGCGCGCGCATCTGAGCTTCAGCCTGCTGCTGAACCTTGTGGGCACCTGCAACAGCGACGATCCGACGGTGATCTGGGGCTTCATCTCGCGCTATGCGCCGAAGGCCACGTCCGAAAACGACCCGCTGCTCGACCGGCTGGTGCGCTATGCCATCGCCTATTACCGCGACTTCGTACAGCCCACCAAGCAGTACCGCGCACCGGATGCCGAGGAGCGCAAGGCGCTGGAGGATCTGCTGCAGCGCCTGGAGCAGCTGCCCGCCGACGCCGAAGGCGAGACCATCCAGAACGAGGTCTATGCCGTCGGCAAGGAACATGCTTTCGAGCCGCTGCGCGCCTGGTTCAAGGCCTGCTACGAGATCCTGCTGGGCCAGCAGCAGGGGCCACGTCTCGGCTCGTTCTTCGCGCTCTATGGACTGGAGAACAGCCGCCAGCTGATCCGCGACGCACTGGCACAGGACTCCGTCTAG
- a CDS encoding trimeric intracellular cation channel family protein encodes MQEALYWLDLLGVAVFAASGALTASRKQMDIFGFALVATVTGIGGGTLRDLLLGIQPVFWINDPAYPLTCVAIAVIVYFTAHLVESRFRTLLWADALGVAMFCITGAAIALAAGAPPVSAVILGTVTATFGGLTRDVLCNEIPLILRREIYATAAAAGATVFVVLDLLGSPGWLDIALAFTTALALRGAALSFGLYFPVYKTRPGRDYSDDGS; translated from the coding sequence ATGCAGGAAGCGCTCTACTGGCTTGATCTTCTGGGTGTGGCGGTCTTCGCCGCCTCGGGCGCACTGACGGCCTCGCGCAAACAGATGGATATCTTCGGCTTTGCCCTAGTGGCCACGGTCACCGGCATCGGCGGCGGCACGCTGCGGGACCTTCTGCTGGGCATCCAGCCGGTCTTCTGGATCAACGATCCGGCCTATCCGCTGACCTGTGTGGCCATCGCCGTGATCGTGTATTTCACCGCCCACCTGGTGGAATCGCGCTTTCGCACGCTACTCTGGGCCGACGCCCTGGGCGTGGCCATGTTCTGCATCACCGGCGCGGCTATCGCCCTAGCCGCCGGAGCACCGCCGGTCTCGGCCGTCATCCTGGGCACCGTCACCGCTACCTTCGGGGGCCTGACCCGCGACGTACTCTGCAATGAGATTCCACTGATCCTGCGGCGCGAAATCTATGCCACCGCGGCCGCCGCCGGCGCCACGGTCTTCGTGGTCCTCGACCTGCTGGGCTCACCCGGCTGGCTGGACATCGCGCTGGCCTTCACCACCGCACTCGCCCTGCGCGGTGCGGCGCTCAGCTTCGGCCTCTACTTCCCCGTCTACAAGACCCGCCCGGGCCGCGACTACAGCGACGACGGTTCGTGA
- a CDS encoding addiction module antidote protein produces MTLKTTPFDAADYLKDKEDVAAYLEVAFEEGDLQDIALALGTVARARGMSEVARQAGVTREGLYKAFSETGDPKLSTLLGTLQALGLKLSVKPVDENEDAAP; encoded by the coding sequence ATGACACTCAAGACGACTCCCTTCGATGCTGCGGATTACCTCAAGGATAAAGAGGATGTGGCTGCCTATCTGGAAGTGGCCTTCGAAGAGGGGGATCTGCAAGACATTGCCCTTGCTCTTGGCACTGTCGCCCGGGCGCGCGGCATGTCCGAGGTCGCCCGACAGGCGGGCGTGACCCGCGAGGGGCTCTACAAGGCCTTCAGCGAGACCGGGGACCCCAAGCTCAGCACATTGCTGGGTACGCTGCAGGCTCTCGGCCTGAAGCTGTCCGTCAAGCCTGTCGACGAGAACGAGGATGCGGCGCCCTGA
- a CDS encoding type II toxin-antitoxin system RelE/ParE family toxin — MNHSSQTFEVHQTEFFRKWLAGLKDKHAKVRVLTRLERVQRGLLGDANFFEGIGELRIPYGPGYRLYFVQRGETVIFLLNGGDKSSQRRDIEKAKDIARRL; from the coding sequence GTGAATCATAGTTCACAGACCTTCGAGGTCCATCAGACGGAATTCTTCCGCAAGTGGCTTGCCGGGCTGAAGGATAAACACGCCAAGGTCCGAGTTTTGACACGCTTGGAGCGGGTCCAGCGTGGCCTTTTGGGGGATGCCAATTTCTTCGAGGGTATTGGTGAATTGCGCATTCCCTATGGCCCAGGCTATCGCCTCTATTTTGTCCAGCGTGGCGAAACCGTCATCTTCCTGTTGAACGGTGGGGACAAGTCCTCGCAAAGAAGGGATATCGAGAAGGCGAAGGACATTGCGCGGAGGCTATGA
- a CDS encoding GFA family protein, whose protein sequence is MTNEITGGCLCGSLRYRATGTPLNARICHCRQCQKAVGAAFNARILYPADQVYLDGPHKTHHSSADLLRGYCPECGTSVFSHRISSDWIGITVGSLDTPEVFKPEAHTWISEKQPWLTIADGLPQYQRMPS, encoded by the coding sequence ATGACGAACGAGATTACCGGAGGGTGCCTGTGCGGCAGTCTGCGCTACCGCGCGACGGGCACGCCATTGAACGCGAGGATCTGTCATTGCCGTCAGTGCCAGAAAGCCGTCGGTGCGGCCTTCAACGCGCGGATCCTGTACCCGGCCGACCAGGTTTATCTGGACGGACCGCACAAAACCCACCACTCCTCTGCCGACCTGCTGCGCGGCTACTGTCCGGAGTGCGGAACCTCCGTGTTCTCGCATCGGATTTCGTCGGACTGGATCGGCATTACCGTGGGCTCGCTGGACACCCCCGAGGTCTTCAAGCCGGAAGCGCATACCTGGATCAGCGAAAAGCAGCCGTGGCTGACGATTGCCGATGGCCTTCCGCAGTATCAACGCATGCCGAGTTGA
- a CDS encoding alpha/beta hydrolase family protein: MNFAPFATRDFNAQLKRSLGKTYLGAASIGEVMATAEGIRDASVDSWHRAWRRLAKSLETRALSARASGQQETARLLFLRAGEAWRQSSFYYRTDLDCAELQESWPRVADCFQNYMDLSPWSGQAMQLPFEVGTLHAYLALPVNDGSPCRTLLLPSGYDSCLEEMLVMVGLPALARGYAVLAVDGPGQGKTLYDPETRAFMRPDFETVLKAVIDQALQDPRLDPAGLVSVGVSFGGYLVPRAAAGESRLAALVADPGQYDIGSAMFARLPPKMIERLDEDSQEAHDIFESLAQGGEGAFLFRPRMAAHGVKTVQDYCRHLVAFHNREAAPRITCPSLICDNEQDTISTGQGQLLVNAMTAAEVTFQRFTKVEGAGGHCEGMGRELFDERVFSWLDTVLEEGRPDSTRPHREMV, from the coding sequence ATGAACTTTGCGCCGTTTGCGACACGGGATTTCAATGCCCAGCTGAAGCGCAGCCTGGGCAAGACTTATCTGGGTGCTGCGTCGATCGGTGAAGTGATGGCAACAGCCGAGGGCATCCGCGACGCCTCTGTCGACAGCTGGCACCGTGCCTGGCGCAGGCTGGCCAAAAGTCTGGAGACCCGCGCCCTGAGTGCGCGGGCGTCCGGACAGCAGGAAACGGCCCGCCTGCTGTTCCTGCGCGCTGGCGAGGCCTGGCGGCAATCCAGCTTCTATTACCGCACCGATCTGGACTGTGCCGAACTGCAGGAGTCCTGGCCCAGGGTGGCGGACTGTTTCCAGAACTACATGGATCTAAGCCCTTGGTCCGGCCAGGCCATGCAGCTTCCTTTCGAAGTTGGAACACTTCACGCCTATCTGGCGCTTCCGGTAAATGACGGGAGTCCCTGCCGAACCCTGCTGCTGCCCTCGGGCTATGATTCCTGCCTCGAGGAGATGCTGGTCATGGTGGGGCTGCCGGCCCTGGCGCGTGGCTATGCCGTACTGGCCGTGGATGGCCCGGGGCAGGGCAAGACTCTCTATGACCCCGAAACCCGCGCCTTCATGCGCCCCGATTTCGAAACGGTCCTTAAGGCCGTGATCGACCAGGCCCTGCAGGACCCTCGTCTGGACCCCGCAGGCCTGGTGTCCGTGGGTGTGAGCTTCGGTGGCTATCTGGTGCCGCGCGCCGCCGCCGGGGAAAGCCGCTTGGCTGCCCTGGTGGCCGATCCAGGACAGTACGACATCGGTTCGGCCATGTTTGCACGCCTGCCACCCAAGATGATCGAACGCCTGGACGAAGACAGCCAGGAGGCACACGATATCTTCGAAAGCCTTGCCCAGGGCGGGGAAGGTGCCTTTCTGTTCCGGCCGCGCATGGCGGCTCACGGCGTGAAGACGGTTCAGGACTACTGCCGTCATCTGGTTGCCTTTCACAACCGGGAGGCCGCCCCGCGAATCACCTGCCCCAGCCTGATCTGCGACAACGAGCAGGACACCATCTCGACCGGGCAAGGGCAATTGCTGGTCAATGCCATGACGGCGGCGGAGGTGACCTTCCAGCGTTTCACAAAGGTCGAAGGCGCCGGCGGCCATTGCGAAGGCATGGGTCGCGAACTATTCGACGAACGGGTTTTTTCCTGGCTGGACACTGTGCTTGAAGAAGGTCGCCCTGACTCAACCAGACCACACAGGGAAATGGTATAG
- a CDS encoding HD domain-containing protein, producing the protein MDQVSFTRMSDGTRADYHFLDRLEQDHAAGVADRILAALAGLEHSLEGYQVTRLEHSLQTATRAEADGADSEMVVAALVHDLGDDLAPHNHSQFAAAILRPYVRQEVTWVLEMHGLFQMQFYADRLGLPTDRHLAFADHPYFESCQRFCRDWDQESFDPHYPTKPLSHFAPVLREIFARPPFDPAILKEQNS; encoded by the coding sequence ATGGACCAGGTCAGCTTTACCCGTATGAGCGACGGTACGCGCGCGGATTATCACTTCCTGGACCGTTTGGAACAGGATCACGCAGCCGGGGTGGCCGACCGCATCCTGGCGGCGCTGGCCGGGCTGGAACATTCGCTGGAAGGTTACCAGGTCACGCGCCTGGAACACTCGCTTCAAACGGCGACACGGGCAGAGGCCGATGGGGCCGACAGCGAGATGGTCGTGGCTGCCCTGGTTCACGACCTGGGCGACGACTTGGCTCCGCACAATCACTCGCAGTTTGCCGCCGCCATCCTGCGGCCCTATGTGCGCCAGGAGGTGACCTGGGTGCTGGAGATGCACGGCTTGTTCCAGATGCAGTTCTACGCCGATCGGCTGGGCCTGCCCACGGATCGGCATCTGGCTTTTGCAGACCATCCCTATTTCGAAAGCTGCCAGCGATTCTGCCGTGACTGGGACCAGGAATCCTTCGACCCGCACTATCCCACGAAGCCGCTCTCCCACTTTGCGCCCGTGCTGCGCGAGATCTTTGCGCGGCCGCCCTTCGATCCGGCGATTCTGAAGGAACAAAATAGCTGA
- a CDS encoding TauD/TfdA family dioxygenase produces MSFDVVDNQPFVTLGRERSPLPALWLRERSQDASLCDPVTGQRLFNPHELPEDLAVVTARLQDGALQVTYSDGFDDSYALENLQDAIDQDSGLPRATTWGAVDAAGKIFDWQKIKDDSLETLACVEAFLARGFVILENTPTDRESILSVAEHFGQVRHTNFGRYFEVYSRPGSNDLAYRPVPLAPHTDNPYRNPVPGIQILHCLANETTGGHSTLVDGFRVCEQLQDEDPEGFQLLKEIEVAFRFSDGQAHLIDRHPMIETDHLGRTTGIHYSPRLDETPLLDPTVLRSFHRARRRLGILLSDPENEFRFLLEQGQLMMFDNNRVLHGRTAYDPNEGLRHLQGCYIDRDGPESLYRVLSTRDESEAGVREVA; encoded by the coding sequence ATGAGCTTTGATGTGGTGGACAACCAGCCTTTCGTGACCCTGGGGCGCGAGCGCTCTCCGTTGCCGGCGCTGTGGCTGCGTGAGCGCAGCCAGGATGCCAGCCTCTGCGATCCGGTCACGGGCCAGCGCCTGTTCAATCCCCACGAGCTGCCCGAGGATCTGGCCGTCGTAACTGCCCGTTTGCAGGACGGGGCATTGCAGGTGACCTACAGCGACGGCTTTGATGACAGCTATGCCCTGGAAAACCTCCAGGATGCCATCGACCAGGACAGCGGCCTGCCCAGGGCGACGACCTGGGGCGCTGTTGATGCAGCCGGCAAGATCTTTGACTGGCAGAAGATAAAAGACGACAGCCTGGAAACCTTGGCCTGTGTCGAGGCCTTCCTGGCCCGTGGGTTCGTGATCCTGGAAAACACGCCGACGGACCGGGAATCCATCCTGAGCGTGGCGGAGCACTTCGGGCAAGTGCGACACACCAACTTCGGGCGCTACTTCGAGGTCTATTCCCGGCCGGGTTCGAATGACCTGGCCTATCGGCCTGTGCCTCTGGCGCCCCACACGGACAATCCCTATCGCAATCCGGTCCCGGGTATCCAGATCCTGCATTGCCTGGCGAACGAGACCACGGGCGGTCATTCGACCCTGGTGGATGGCTTCCGTGTGTGCGAGCAATTGCAGGATGAGGATCCCGAAGGCTTCCAGCTGTTGAAGGAAATCGAGGTGGCATTTCGCTTCAGCGATGGCCAGGCTCATCTGATCGACCGTCATCCCATGATCGAGACAGATCACCTGGGCCGCACGACCGGGATCCATTACAGCCCGCGCCTGGATGAAACGCCGTTGCTGGATCCGACTGTCCTGCGATCGTTTCATCGGGCGCGGCGCCGCCTGGGCATTCTCTTGTCCGATCCCGAGAACGAATTCCGTTTCCTGTTGGAGCAGGGGCAGTTGATGATGTTCGACAACAACCGGGTCCTTCATGGGCGCACCGCCTATGACCCCAACGAGGGACTGCGTCATCTCCAGGGCTGTTACATCGACCGGGACGGTCCGGAAAGTCTCTACCGCGTGCTGTCCACGCGGGACGAATCCGAAGCCGGTGTGCGGGAGGTGGCGTGA
- a CDS encoding LysR family transcriptional regulator — MDSLARRLPPMNALIAFEAVVRCGTITAAARELGTSQPAVSQRLRSLETHLGSPLFQRSGRLLKPTPQAQRYCETVAQALHSIAGASEDMKPGRQARPPIVISAPFGFAHLWLEPLLPSMEVAFPERDFIIRAEDDPRVNPQRRPDMEVRFGRHERSGSALRFLFHEAAQPVCSPAFATRHGLVPDDLLAPERLRELPLLHLDEQESRWCDWPLWFQAQGIEDFEADVRLYYNNYPLLQQAALEGKGIALGWRGLVDPLLQEGRLVTCGQAFTRSGRGYGLVLHNLSSRPARQVADWIAEQAIPLADRLPQQGSEGL; from the coding sequence ATGGATTCACTGGCACGCCGCCTTCCGCCCATGAATGCGCTCATCGCCTTCGAGGCGGTGGTCCGTTGCGGCACGATCACCGCCGCTGCAAGGGAACTGGGAACCAGCCAACCGGCCGTATCCCAGCGCTTGCGTAGTCTGGAAACGCACCTGGGTAGCCCCCTGTTCCAGCGCAGTGGGCGCCTACTGAAGCCGACGCCACAGGCGCAACGCTATTGCGAAACGGTTGCCCAGGCCCTGCACAGCATTGCCGGGGCCAGTGAGGACATGAAGCCGGGACGGCAGGCCAGACCCCCCATTGTCATTTCCGCACCCTTCGGATTTGCACACTTGTGGCTTGAGCCCTTGCTTCCATCGATGGAAGTCGCCTTTCCAGAACGAGACTTCATCATTCGTGCCGAGGATGACCCGCGCGTGAATCCGCAGCGTCGCCCCGACATGGAGGTGCGCTTTGGACGGCACGAGCGCAGCGGTTCCGCATTGCGCTTCCTTTTCCATGAAGCCGCCCAGCCGGTCTGTTCGCCCGCCTTTGCCACGCGTCACGGCCTGGTTCCGGATGACCTGCTCGCGCCTGAACGCTTGCGCGAATTGCCCCTGCTTCATCTGGACGAACAGGAGTCGCGCTGGTGCGACTGGCCGCTGTGGTTTCAGGCGCAGGGAATCGAGGATTTCGAAGCCGACGTCCGGCTCTATTACAACAACTACCCCCTGCTGCAGCAGGCCGCCCTGGAGGGCAAGGGTATCGCGCTGGGCTGGCGTGGACTGGTGGACCCCTTGCTGCAGGAAGGCCGGTTGGTGACCTGTGGCCAGGCCTTCACACGCTCCGGGCGGGGCTATGGCCTGGTCCTGCACAACCTGTCCAGCCGGCCGGCCCGCCAGGTTGCCGACTGGATCGCCGAGCAGGCAATTCCCTTGGCAGACCGCCTGCCACAACAGGGCAGTGAAGGCCTCTGA
- a CDS encoding class I SAM-dependent DNA methyltransferase, with protein sequence MSENEDHSWLKDIRKMDREDLRAYYDQWAESYDETLQSWDYQAPKQAAAMLKPLISTEATIFDAGCGTGLSGLALRDAGYTGRIDGSDLSPESVELARKREIYNAVQVIDLDKHPLPLESDLYDATISIGVLTYIKDMRGLLTEFCRVTRPGGYLLFTHRDDLVAEQDFLTLTRELEDKGLWKKVKITDSQPYLPGHPDYADNIGIIYFLFQVN encoded by the coding sequence GTGTCTGAAAACGAAGACCATTCCTGGCTGAAGGATATCCGCAAGATGGACCGCGAGGACCTGCGCGCCTACTACGACCAGTGGGCGGAGTCCTACGATGAAACCCTGCAGTCCTGGGACTACCAGGCGCCGAAGCAGGCGGCGGCGATGCTGAAGCCACTGATCTCGACCGAAGCAACGATATTCGATGCTGGCTGCGGCACCGGCCTCAGCGGACTTGCCTTGCGCGACGCCGGTTACACCGGGCGCATCGACGGCAGCGACCTGTCACCCGAATCCGTCGAACTGGCCAGGAAACGCGAAATCTACAACGCGGTCCAGGTCATCGACCTGGACAAGCATCCCCTGCCCCTGGAAAGCGATCTCTATGACGCAACCATCTCCATCGGGGTCCTGACCTACATCAAGGACATGAGGGGTCTGTTGACGGAATTCTGCCGCGTTACGCGCCCCGGCGGCTATCTGCTGTTCACCCATCGCGATGACCTGGTGGCCGAGCAGGACTTCCTTACCCTGACCCGGGAACTGGAGGACAAGGGCCTGTGGAAGAAGGTGAAGATCACCGATTCACAGCCCTATCTGCCGGGCCACCCGGACTATGCCGACAACATCGGCATCATCTATTTCCTGTTCCAGGTGAACTGA
- a CDS encoding entericidin A/B family lipoprotein — MTLSSVAKTPLLLVLLAFGATAALSACNTVEGMGQDTQAVGEATSDTARDVEEDMED, encoded by the coding sequence ATGACTCTTTCATCAGTTGCCAAGACACCGCTTCTCTTGGTGCTTCTTGCCTTTGGTGCCACTGCAGCGCTTTCTGCCTGCAATACCGTTGAGGGAATGGGGCAGGATACACAGGCTGTTGGCGAGGCCACCAGTGACACCGCCCGCGATGTCGAGGAAGATATGGAAGACTGA
- a CDS encoding universal stress protein, translating into MKSTAALKQILVAVQPSVMAECSLQRACQMARAHRASLCILHVQPEEMPPFFNAMPPEERQDIQDQLEQDSLQALKSLSQSWRQGIPDVSHLVRHGRAAEQILSVSHKISADLIVVGLNEQGWSKARFLGSTTDHVARHAKQPVLLTKRPGAPYQGVITAVDLSPASLVILQSSMDICPKAQHRVVHADNLPLVFEQTLIRSGTSKAELQDYQRIRLQNARSRLKAIIRDLPAPEGRRPGLKILQGDTEELLISLSRNGRVDLIAVGLRRQAALKEALLGSIARSLLRQAACDVLLIPYPSRSRTGSQRAG; encoded by the coding sequence ATGAAGAGCACGGCAGCACTGAAACAGATCCTGGTCGCCGTCCAGCCGTCCGTGATGGCCGAATGCAGTCTGCAGCGTGCCTGTCAGATGGCTCGCGCACACCGGGCCTCGTTGTGCATCCTGCATGTCCAGCCCGAGGAAATGCCGCCCTTTTTTAATGCAATGCCTCCTGAAGAACGGCAAGACATCCAGGATCAACTGGAACAGGACAGCCTGCAGGCCCTGAAGTCACTGTCCCAGTCCTGGAGACAGGGAATACCCGACGTCTCGCACCTTGTCCGCCACGGTCGCGCTGCGGAACAGATCCTGTCAGTGAGTCACAAAATTTCAGCGGACCTCATCGTTGTAGGGCTCAATGAACAAGGCTGGAGCAAGGCGCGTTTCCTGGGCTCCACGACGGATCATGTGGCTCGCCACGCAAAACAGCCCGTACTGCTCACAAAGCGGCCAGGTGCGCCCTATCAGGGTGTCATCACGGCCGTGGACCTCTCCCCGGCTTCGCTGGTCATCCTGCAAAGCAGCATGGATATCTGTCCAAAGGCCCAGCACCGGGTCGTCCATGCGGACAACCTGCCCCTCGTATTCGAACAGACCCTGATCCGGAGCGGAACCAGCAAGGCAGAGCTTCAGGACTATCAACGCATTCGACTGCAGAATGCACGCAGCCGACTGAAAGCCATCATAAGGGACCTGCCCGCCCCGGAAGGCCGGAGACCCGGGCTAAAAATCCTGCAGGGAGACACCGAAGAGCTGCTGATCAGCCTGTCACGCAACGGACGGGTCGACCTGATCGCTGTCGGTCTGCGGCGACAGGCTGCGCTCAAGGAGGCCCTGCTGGGCAGCATTGCGCGCAGCCTGTTGCGTCAGGCCGCCTGTGACGTCCTCTTGATCCCGTACCCGTCGAGGAGCCGAACAGGATCCCAGCGCGCAGGTTAG
- the mgtE gene encoding magnesium transporter has translation MSEDLRTDSPVELLLRDDPETLREFLETAHPVDVASFLEEVSASTAREHLLSLPLERRTEVFGYLTPGTQVSLAHLLDRRHLARIVTEMDADDRADLFNRLSPEQQEALLPGLAQAEREDIRRLAAHAEGTAGAIMTSDYVALRPDLSVREALDVLRKEAPDKETIYRAYVVDEQRCLLGSVRLQELILARPETRVSDVMEQETLEVGVDDEQEDVARKIARYDVIALPVVDDTGRLVGIVTHDDALDALQEEATEDFHRIGTVGKLTESVRSASVGMLYQKRIFWLALLVFGNLFSGAGIAYFEDTIASHVALVFFLPLLIGSSGNAGSQAATLMVRAIATGDVVMRDWGRMLGRELIVALALGLTMAIAVSAIGFMRGGMEIAIVVSLTMVLVVLMGSLVGMSLPFLLDRMKLDPATASAPLVTTIADAVGVVIYFTVATMVLF, from the coding sequence ATGAGTGAAGACCTGCGTACGGACAGCCCCGTCGAGCTTCTTCTTCGGGATGATCCGGAAACCCTACGGGAATTCCTGGAGACCGCCCATCCTGTTGATGTGGCGTCGTTCCTCGAGGAGGTTTCGGCAAGTACGGCGCGCGAACATCTGCTGTCCCTTCCTCTGGAGCGCCGCACGGAAGTCTTCGGATACCTGACGCCCGGGACCCAGGTCTCCCTGGCGCACCTGCTTGACCGGCGGCATCTGGCTCGGATCGTGACCGAGATGGACGCAGACGACCGGGCCGATCTGTTCAACCGGCTGTCCCCCGAACAACAGGAAGCCTTGCTGCCGGGCCTGGCCCAGGCCGAGCGCGAGGATATCCGCCGTCTGGCCGCGCATGCCGAGGGTACGGCGGGGGCCATCATGACCTCGGATTACGTTGCCCTGCGCCCCGATCTTTCCGTTCGCGAGGCGCTGGATGTCCTGCGCAAGGAGGCCCCTGACAAGGAAACCATCTATCGTGCCTATGTGGTTGACGAACAGCGCTGCCTGCTCGGCTCGGTGCGTTTGCAGGAACTGATACTCGCACGCCCTGAAACCCGGGTTTCCGATGTGATGGAACAGGAAACCCTGGAAGTCGGCGTTGATGACGAGCAGGAGGATGTGGCCCGCAAGATTGCGCGCTATGACGTGATTGCCCTGCCGGTTGTGGATGATACTGGTCGGCTGGTCGGCATTGTCACGCACGACGATGCCCTGGATGCTCTGCAGGAAGAGGCCACCGAGGACTTCCACAGGATCGGCACGGTCGGCAAGCTGACGGAGAGTGTGCGCTCGGCCTCCGTGGGCATGCTCTACCAGAAGCGCATCTTCTGGTTGGCACTTCTGGTCTTCGGTAACCTCTTCTCCGGCGCCGGGATCGCCTATTTCGAGGATACCATTGCAAGCCATGTGGCCCTGGTGTTCTTCCTGCCCTTGCTGATCGGAAGCAGCGGCAACGCCGGATCCCAGGCGGCCACACTGATGGTCCGGGCGATTGCCACGGGCGATGTGGTGATGCGGGACTGGGGGCGCATGTTGGGGCGCGAGTTGATCGTGGCCCTCGCCTTGGGACTGACCATGGCGATTGCCGTTTCGGCCATCGGCTTTATGCGCGGTGGGATGGAAATCGCGATCGTGGTGTCCTTGACCATGGTTCTGGTGGTTCTGATGGGCAGCCTGGTCGGCATGTCACTGCCCTTCCTGCTGGACCGCATGAAGCTGGATCCGGCAACGGCCAGCGCGCCGCTGGTCACCACCATTGCCGATGCCGTCGGCGTCGTCATCTATTTCACCGTGGCGACAATGGTGCTGTTCTAA